From a region of the Euwallacea similis isolate ESF13 chromosome 3, ESF131.1, whole genome shotgun sequence genome:
- the LOC136419787 gene encoding cytochrome c oxidase subunit 7A2, mitochondrial-like has product MASKSSLVKLCQLTRTYSTEASRATVRQALQKRQQLFQQDNGVPVHLKGGYFDSILYRGTVVSAFAGFVYSLYSYYLIKYRK; this is encoded by the exons ATGGCATCAAAAAGCTCGTTAGTGAAG tTGTGCCAATTAACTCGTACCTACAGCACTGAAGCCAGCAGGGCTACAGTTAGACAAGCTCTACAGAAGAGGCAGCAATTGTTCCAGCAAGATAATGGTGTGCCAGTCCATCTAAAAGGCGGGTACTTCGATAGTATTTTATATAGGGGTACCGTTGTATCTGCATTTGCTGGATTTGTCTATTCTCTTTATAGCTATTACCTAATAAAGTATAGGAAATGA